A region of the Roseibium algicola genome:
CGACTGCAGGTGCGACCACTGGCGTGACGATGACCGGGTTGCCGCGGTAAACGACCTGAATGTAGCTGGCCGACACCCAGCCGCGATACGCGCCGAAGCTCACGTCGCACCAGGAATAGCCGGAAACGCAGCCGTAAGTCGTGATCCGTGTTCCGGCGGGAACAACAGTGACGACGGGATAGCCGGTCGATGGGCCAGCCCTCAGGTTCACGTTTCCGGTAGAGACGGCAACCGTTGCCGCCGCCGCAAGCGATGGTGCGCCGATCAGGATCGCCAGCGCGAGGTACAGTCGTTTCATCATGGTATTCTCCATATGCGTCGCCGCCTTGGCAGCGGCCTCTGGAGACCTTCGCCGTGTCGCTTGCACCGGGTCTTTCCGGCGCGTTGCGTTATGTTTCAATTTGTAAAACATGACCGTTCGGCCGGCGTTGGTCCTGCTGGCGCGTACAGGAAGACAAATGCCGTGGTCGCGGTGGTTCTGCACCGTGCGGCGCTCTGGCAGCCAAGGCATTTCGTTAGATTTCCGGTTTGTATGATTTTGTAATCGCTGCCTGTTTTCGTTTGATTTCGCAGGGTCGTCATGTGCAATTGAACTCATGGAACCGGATGCAAAGACAATATTGATCGTCGACGACGATCATGAAATCCGCCGCCTGGTGGGCGAGTTTCTGAGCCGGGAAGGCTTCGAAGTCGTCTCTGCACAGGACGGCCGGGACATGGATTCGGCGCTTGAACGCGTCCAGCCGGACCTTTTCATTCTCGACCTCATGTTGCCGGGCGAAGATGGACTGTCCATCTGCCGCAGGCTGCGTGCCCAGGGCAATACGCCCATTCTCATGCTGACGGCAAAAGGGGATGAAACCGACCGTGTGGTCGGGCTGGAACTCGGCGCCGATGACTATGTCGTCAAGCCCTTTGGCCCGCGAGAGCTGCTGGCACGGGTCAGGGCGATGTTGCGCAGGGCCGCCTCCAACCCCTCGCAACCCATGTCGAGACGGTTTGCCTTTGACCGGTTCATTGTCGATCTGGACGCGCGCCAGGTCGAGACCGACGATGGAGATCTGGTGTCCATCACCAGTGCCGAATTCGATCTTCTGTCGTGTTTTGTTCTCCGCCCGCGCAGGGTTCTCTCCCGCGATCAGATCCTGGACTGGACCCGTGGTCGCAGTGCCGGTCCATTCGACCGTACAGTCGATATCCTGGTTTCGCGCATCCGCAAGAAACTGGAAAGCTACAGCCCCGGCAGCAGCTTGATAAACACCGTTCGCAACGGCGGCTATCTTCTGACGGCCTCGGTCCGGCAGGTGGCGTGAGATGCGCTTCGGCCTGGTCGCAAGACTTGTTGCCATCGGCGCGAGCCTGCTTCTGGTCTTGTGGCTGCTGGTGCTGGGCGTCGCCTATCGCGAAGGCAGTCTTTCGCGCGCAACATCCAACCCCGAACCTGCGCAGCTTGCCGCGATTGCAGAGCTTTTTGCTGGTACTCCTCCCGCGCAGCAGGACACGGTTCTGAAAGCTGTCCGCTCGCCGGGGATTGATGTTCAACTGGTAGCCGTTTCCGAGGTTCCCGAAACCGACAGCGAACTGCGTGACAGCGGTGTGCTTGAACCCTACCGGGCAATTCTGGGAGAGCGCCTGCTTGCCGCACAGTCTCGCAAGCTGAACGGACTGGACGGCAGCCGCTGGCGTTTCGGCCCCATGCGCCCGCTCAAGTTCTGGATCACAGCGGGAGACGGCAAGGCTCTGGCAATCGGGGTTCATCTGCCGTTCCCGGTCACGCCTCTGGGCTTGCCTGTCGGCCTGGGGGCGGGTCTGCTCGGTACGGTGTTCGCCTTTATCGCGCTGCTTCTGTTCCACCGTGAGATCCGGCCGCTTGCAAGGCTGGCGGCGGCGGTGGACCGCATCGATCCGTCTACCGAACCTGTTCCCTTGCCGGACACCCGCGCGGGTACGCCGGAAATTTCAGCGCTCGTCCGGGCGTTCGACAGGCTGCAAAAACGGCTTCACACCATGACCCGCTCGCGAATGGCACTGATCGGCGGGCTTCAGCACGACGTGCGCAGCTTCGCCACCCGCCTCAGATTGCGTCTGGAAAATCTGCCCGACGCCTCGGAGCGGGAGCGGGCAACGTCCGATATCACTGACATGATCTCCCTGCTCGACAATGCTCTCCTGATTTCCCGGGCAGGCGTCGGCGTACTCGACGAGGAGTTGCTTGATCTCTGCGAACTTGTCAGCGCGGAGTTTGCCGAGTTCAGGGAAGCCGGACTGCCTGCCGAAGCGAGTGAGGATTTCGCGCAGAAGCAGGCATGGATCGTCGGCGATCGTGTCGCGCTCAGGCGCATCATTTTGAACGTGGTCGACAACGCCATAAAATATGGCACCCGCGCGCGGGCAACCTTCGTCCTGGACGAAGAGCGGATAACGATCCTGATTGATGATGATGGCCCCGGTTTTTCGGAAGAAGCCAGATCGCTGTTGCTCGAGCCCTTTGTGCGCGCGGAACCATCAAGGTCCCGGGGAACTGGCGGCGCGGGCCTCGGTCTTTCGGTAGCCCGGTCATTGACCGAAGCCCATGACGGGGCCATCAGTCTGGAAAACACTCCTCGGGGTGGTCGGGTGAAGGTGACGCTGCCCCTCTTCAAGTCAAGCTGACCACCGGGCGGGAAACAAAAAGCTACAATTTCCCATCAGTCGGAAAACCGGCGGACATGCGGAATTTGCAGGATCTCTCCATCGACAACGAGTTGGAGAGTAACCGTGAAGAAGCTGATCCCCTTGTCACTTGTGGCCGGCGTCACGCTTGCCGCCGTCATGCCTTTTGCCGCGGTGTCGCAGGACAATCCCTTCGCCATCAAAGGCCCTGCCTATCCACCCGAATTGCCTATCGTCTTCGGGGGCGTTCCCGACATCTACGACGTTGCGGAGCGCCTCGATCATCTTCGGCATTTCTATACCGGGAAAGCCGCCAGGTTCAGGCTGGCCGGCGCGTTGAGTTCGCAGGAAACGGCAATCGGCATCCGGGCCGACCAACAGGACGAATGGCGAGCCTATACCGCTGCAATGCTCGCTCTGGTTCCGGATGCCGGCACGGTGCGCGCCCTTGCAGGAGCGCCGGACGAAGATCCGGCAGGTCCGGAAGCCTTCGGCCGGATTGAAGCTCTGGCGGACGTCCTTTCCGTCTATGGCGAAAAGGGTGCAGCGTTGAAAACCGCAGTCGAGAACCTGCGCGCAGCGCTAACGGAAGAGCAGCTTGAAGCCTCCCGGTTCCCTCGCCTTACCCTCAGATAACCCGCATCTCAATACGACAGAATTGCCGGTGCTCCCGCCGCATCGGCAAAGACGGGCGCGTGGCCGCCAATGTTCTACGCGCTCGTCGTCCCCCTCAAGACATAGGAAGATTTTCATGAGATTTTTGATTTCGGCTCTTTTGCTTCTGGGTGTCTCCGGGGCCAATGCCCAGGAACTGACCCGTCAGCAGATGCGGGAAATCAGGACCGCCTGCGAAGCAGACGTGCGCAGCTTGTGCTCCGGCATACAGCCGGGCGGCGGCAGACTTCTGCAGTGCCTTCAGGCCAATGCCGCAAGCATGTCGCCGAGTTGCGCGAACAAGCTTCTTGAACTTCAGGCGTCACGTCCTCCGCAATAACTAAAGCTGCGGCGGCAGGCCCTTCCTGGCAATGCCGCCGCTGCCAATTCAACTTTGCCTTTTGCAGGGCTCTCGCCCATGTCGTTTCATTCGGACGGACTGGTCCAGCCTTTCCATTCCAGCTTGCCGGAAAAGGTCTCGACGAGCGCGTCGATCAGGACCCTGACCTTCCGGGGTGTATTCGCGCCAGGGGGGCGGAGTACGTAAAGGCCGACTTCAGGTGTTGGATAGTCAAGCAGCAACGGAACAAGGTCACCGCGCTCAACCGCATCGTTGACGAGAAACAGGGGCGCGTGAGCAATTCCGAGCCCCGCAACCGCCCAGGCTACGGTTATGTCTCCGTTGTCAGTGCGCAGACGTCCCGACGGGCGTACCGAGATGTTCCCGTTGCCACTGTGGAAGATCCAGTCCGGAGAAAGCGCAGCTGTGTAAATGAGGCATTCGTGGGCGGTCAGGTCTTCAGGTGTTTGCGGTGTGCCGTTTTGCTTCAGATAGGTCGGGCTGGCGACGACGATCGAGTTGATCGGTGCGATCTTGCGAGCGACGTAGCTGGAATCGCGCAACTTCCCAATTCGGATCGCAGCATCGAACCGCTCGCCGATCAGATCGACAACACGGTCAGAAAATGAGGCATCCACTTTCAACCGCGGGTGACGACAGGCCAGAGATCCGAGGATCGGGCCAAGATGTCTTGTCCCGAAGGCAAGAGGGACCGACAGTCGCAATTCTCCGACGATTTCGTTCGAGTGCTCGGATATTGCTTCGAGCGTGTCTTCATAGTTGGCCAGAAGATCCTCGCTTCTGGATTTGAATTCCTGGCCAGCCTCCGTGGGGGCAATGCCGCGGGTCGTCCGATCCAGAAGACGGGTGCCGAGCAGGTCTTCAATCCGCGCAATTCTGCGGCTGACGATGGATTTCGAGATGCCGAGCCGCGTCGCAGCCGCGCTCAGGCTGCCGCATTCCACGACTTCGATGAAGCATCGCATATCGTCCAGATCAATCATGCGTTCCTCTCAGAGCAACAATCTGGTGCGGAAAATGACGGTTCCGGAAAATGCATCCGGGAACCAAGTTGACGACTGAATTTCTTTCATGAAAAGCAGGACGTACAATCAATGTCTAAAGTTCTCGTACTGACAAGCAGTGTTCTGGGCGATGCCTCCGTATCCAACCAGCTTACCACCCACATCGTAAACCAGTTGCGTCTCAAGAACGGCAAAAGCAAGGTCATTGCCCGTGATCTGGGGAGCAATCCCGTACCGCATCTGACGCAGGATTCCACGATTGCCTTGCGTGTTCCCGAAGCTGAAAACGAAGTGCAGGCCAACGCCCAGGCCCTCTCCGACGAACTCATTGCCGAGTTGAAAGCGGCCGACCTGCTGGTCATCGGTGCGCCCATGTACAACTTCGGCATTCCGTCCACGCTGAAAGCCTGGTTCGACTACGTGCTGCGCGCCGGAGTAACCTTTTCCTATAGCGACGCAGGTCCGGAAGGCCTCCTGAAAGGCAAGCTTGCTATCGTCGTCTTGACACGAGGCGGCCTCTACAGCGAAGGACCGGCGCAGCTGATGGATGCCCAGGAACCTCACCTGCGCACCTTGCTTGGCTTCATCGGCATCACGGACGTCACTTTCATTCGCGCCGAGAAACTTGCCTTCGGTGCCTCTTTCCAGGAAGAGGCCATCGCCGCAGCCAAGAAGGCAGCCAATGAGGTGGTTGACGAGTTGCAGCTGGTGGCTGCCTGACATCCTTGCAGCGGGCTTCGTCGGTTGCGATAGCGAAACAGGCATATTTCAACACCGTCGTCCCCCGGCCCTGTCCCCGGCCTTGTCCCCGCCCCTGTCTATGTCAGCGGGCGGGGTTTCCGTTGTGAGCGAACGTCTGAAAGCCTGTTTGGTCTCTCCCGTTCGGATTTCTGCATCCACATTCGGAAACACCTGTCCCTTCATGCCCTGCCCGAGATGAAGATCGGCTCAGTTTGGCTGTGTGATCAACAAAGGTGGACGCGGTGGAGGGAGCCGCCGCGTCCAGACCATGTTTCAATCAGAGATTAAACGTCTCCTGGACGTGTCAATGGTCGGTGTTCGGCGCATCGGACAACCCGTGCTGGAGCCGGATCATATCCGCCGCCCGCTCTCCGATGACAACACATGGGGCCATCGTATTGCCGGTCGTGATGCGCGGCATGATCGAGGCGTCGGCGAGCCTAAGTCCCTCGATGCCATACACCTTGAGCTGATTATCAACCACCGACATGCTGTCCCGCCCCATCTTGGCCGTACAGGATTGATGCCAGTAGGTGACAGCGGATTTCCGGATGAAGTCGATCATGCCTGACTTGTTCCGGGACCCCGGTGCCGTCTCGGTTTTGACCAGCGGCGCGAAGGCTTCACTGTTTCCCGCTTCACGGCATAGTTCCACCGCCGCCAATGCAGCGGTCAGATCTTCCGGTTCACTCAAGGAGTTGGGTTCGATGAGCATAGGGTCGCGGGCATCCGGCCCGGATAGACGCAGCCGTCCCCGGCTTTT
Encoded here:
- a CDS encoding response regulator, producing MEPDAKTILIVDDDHEIRRLVGEFLSREGFEVVSAQDGRDMDSALERVQPDLFILDLMLPGEDGLSICRRLRAQGNTPILMLTAKGDETDRVVGLELGADDYVVKPFGPRELLARVRAMLRRAASNPSQPMSRRFAFDRFIVDLDARQVETDDGDLVSITSAEFDLLSCFVLRPRRVLSRDQILDWTRGRSAGPFDRTVDILVSRIRKKLESYSPGSSLINTVRNGGYLLTASVRQVA
- a CDS encoding HAMP domain-containing sensor histidine kinase — protein: MRFGLVARLVAIGASLLLVLWLLVLGVAYREGSLSRATSNPEPAQLAAIAELFAGTPPAQQDTVLKAVRSPGIDVQLVAVSEVPETDSELRDSGVLEPYRAILGERLLAAQSRKLNGLDGSRWRFGPMRPLKFWITAGDGKALAIGVHLPFPVTPLGLPVGLGAGLLGTVFAFIALLLFHREIRPLARLAAAVDRIDPSTEPVPLPDTRAGTPEISALVRAFDRLQKRLHTMTRSRMALIGGLQHDVRSFATRLRLRLENLPDASERERATSDITDMISLLDNALLISRAGVGVLDEELLDLCELVSAEFAEFREAGLPAEASEDFAQKQAWIVGDRVALRRIILNVVDNAIKYGTRARATFVLDEERITILIDDDGPGFSEEARSLLLEPFVRAEPSRSRGTGGAGLGLSVARSLTEAHDGAISLENTPRGGRVKVTLPLFKSS
- a CDS encoding cysteine rich repeat-containing protein, translated to MRFLISALLLLGVSGANAQELTRQQMREIRTACEADVRSLCSGIQPGGGRLLQCLQANAASMSPSCANKLLELQASRPPQ
- a CDS encoding LysR family transcriptional regulator, which gives rise to MIDLDDMRCFIEVVECGSLSAAATRLGISKSIVSRRIARIEDLLGTRLLDRTTRGIAPTEAGQEFKSRSEDLLANYEDTLEAISEHSNEIVGELRLSVPLAFGTRHLGPILGSLACRHPRLKVDASFSDRVVDLIGERFDAAIRIGKLRDSSYVARKIAPINSIVVASPTYLKQNGTPQTPEDLTAHECLIYTAALSPDWIFHSGNGNISVRPSGRLRTDNGDITVAWAVAGLGIAHAPLFLVNDAVERGDLVPLLLDYPTPEVGLYVLRPPGANTPRKVRVLIDALVETFSGKLEWKGWTSPSE
- a CDS encoding FMN-dependent NADH-azoreductase, encoding MSKVLVLTSSVLGDASVSNQLTTHIVNQLRLKNGKSKVIARDLGSNPVPHLTQDSTIALRVPEAENEVQANAQALSDELIAELKAADLLVIGAPMYNFGIPSTLKAWFDYVLRAGVTFSYSDAGPEGLLKGKLAIVVLTRGGLYSEGPAQLMDAQEPHLRTLLGFIGITDVTFIRAEKLAFGASFQEEAIAAAKKAANEVVDELQLVAA